A portion of the Ferrimonas lipolytica genome contains these proteins:
- a CDS encoding Nif3-like dinuclear metal center hexameric protein produces MQTNELISYLDGLLKPWLVKDYAPNGLQVEGKSDIRTIVTAVTADQYAVDRAVELGADCLLVHHGYFWKSEPAVITGMKQRRLKALLSNDINLIGYHLPLDIHPKLGNNAQLGQMLGINNIRPLEAGNDTCLVLRGELEPSLSGDALTKLLEQQLGRSPLHIAAHSRPIKTVAWCTGGAQDYLDQVAAMGIDAFISGEVSERTYHSAVEQGTDYFSAGHHATERGGIKALGEHLASQFDVSVTFVDTPNPV; encoded by the coding sequence ATGCAAACAAACGAATTGATCAGCTATCTTGATGGACTGCTAAAACCGTGGTTAGTGAAAGACTATGCCCCTAATGGTTTGCAGGTTGAAGGCAAAAGCGATATTCGCACCATTGTTACCGCCGTAACTGCCGATCAATATGCGGTTGACCGCGCGGTTGAGTTGGGTGCGGATTGCCTGTTAGTTCACCACGGTTATTTCTGGAAGAGTGAGCCGGCGGTTATTACTGGTATGAAACAACGCCGATTAAAGGCGTTGCTCAGCAACGACATCAACCTAATTGGCTACCACCTGCCGCTGGATATCCACCCCAAGCTTGGCAACAATGCCCAGTTAGGCCAAATGTTGGGCATCAACAATATTCGCCCACTTGAAGCGGGTAACGATACCTGTTTGGTGCTTCGTGGTGAACTCGAGCCAAGCTTAAGTGGTGACGCTTTGACCAAGCTGCTTGAGCAGCAATTAGGACGCAGCCCACTGCATATTGCCGCCCATTCACGGCCAATCAAAACCGTGGCATGGTGTACCGGTGGCGCGCAAGATTACCTCGACCAAGTTGCCGCCATGGGGATCGATGCCTTTATCTCCGGAGAGGTATCAGAACGCACCTATCACAGTGCGGTAGAGCAGGGTACTGATTACTTTAGTGCTGGCCACCATGCGACCGAGCGCGGTGGTATTAAGGCGTTAGGTGAACATCTTGCAAGTCAGTTTGACGTTAGTGTTACTTTTGTTGATACGCCCAACCCAGTTTAA
- a CDS encoding DUF4381 domain-containing protein: MYDFGPEWGNSKLTYFIETAIPTEISWWPQGDGWLVISAFVIVCLCNSSVNAYRRYQRNRYRRDALTWLQPLLSVNDNSNQRLVEVPTLLRKTAIAASCRNEVIGLHGRAWEQWLDQRCPDCTFSGDMSGLLHQLAYGPNQLTSSQLQQLLLQVQLWIQKHRNDHD; the protein is encoded by the coding sequence ATGTACGACTTCGGGCCCGAATGGGGCAACAGTAAGCTTACTTACTTCATTGAGACCGCAATACCGACAGAGATCAGTTGGTGGCCGCAAGGCGATGGTTGGTTAGTTATCAGTGCTTTTGTGATTGTCTGCCTCTGCAATAGCAGCGTTAACGCCTATCGCCGATATCAACGTAATCGCTATCGACGCGACGCATTAACGTGGCTCCAGCCGCTGTTATCCGTAAATGATAATAGTAACCAGCGTTTGGTTGAAGTGCCGACACTGCTCCGTAAGACCGCCATCGCCGCCAGCTGCCGTAATGAGGTTATTGGCTTGCATGGGCGTGCGTGGGAGCAATGGTTAGATCAGCGTTGCCCCGATTGCACATTTAGCGGTGATATGAGTGGCCTACTTCACCAACTAGCCTATGGCCCCAACCAACTTACATCCTCGCAATTGCAACAACTGTTACTACAGGTGCAGCTGTGGATCCAAAAGCACCGGAATGATCATGATTGA
- a CDS encoding GNAT family N-acetyltransferase gives MIVENVLPDNYAEMLNVWENSVRATHNFITEEDIEFFKPIIIEQAFPAVTLRCVKDESGSILGFVGTYELKVEMLFILNEARGQGIGKVLLQYAIEQLGATKVDVNEQNPQAIGFYQHMGFKVISRSPLDEMGNPFPILHMTL, from the coding sequence ATGATTGTAGAAAATGTGCTTCCAGACAATTATGCAGAAATGCTTAATGTTTGGGAAAATTCAGTCCGAGCAACTCATAATTTCATTACAGAAGAAGATATTGAGTTTTTTAAACCAATTATCATTGAGCAGGCCTTCCCAGCGGTCACATTAAGATGTGTAAAAGATGAAAGTGGTTCAATCCTAGGCTTCGTCGGTACATACGAACTTAAGGTTGAAATGCTGTTCATCTTAAATGAAGCACGAGGGCAAGGTATAGGTAAAGTACTGCTGCAATATGCAATAGAGCAGCTAGGCGCTACTAAAGTCGACGTAAACGAACAGAATCCACAAGCTATAGGTTTCTATCAGCATATGGGATTCAAGGTCATTTCACGTTCTCCGCTGGATGAAATGGGAAACCCTTTTCCGATTCTGCATATGACACTTTAA
- a CDS encoding DUF58 domain-containing protein, giving the protein MSSSIHVDMPQLQQLKFQAQGLSFVSKRKIKRQPLGQHRSSLHGRGLNFEELRQYQHGDDIRTMDWKATLRTSKPHVRVFSEERDRDLLIVLDQRQAMFFGSTGKTKSVIAAELAALSMWIATQQGDRTGLLVFSDSSSRQLQPKRNQRHQTQLLQQITAYNQSLSVAPLTHQAAPTASHLHQVLAQCNGASLVLLICDPNDWDDDTFAALKLLLQQHQVVLCHVADPLEQQLPADANLILSNGLEQIQVDGNDSALTTKMAQHQHHAEQRFEALEQRYPFQRFMVSTIKPITAQLRTWLESR; this is encoded by the coding sequence ATGAGCAGTTCCATTCATGTTGATATGCCGCAACTGCAACAGCTTAAGTTTCAGGCGCAAGGGCTCTCGTTTGTCTCCAAACGAAAAATTAAGCGACAACCACTTGGCCAACATCGCTCCTCTTTGCATGGCCGCGGCTTGAATTTCGAAGAACTGCGGCAGTACCAGCATGGCGATGACATTCGTACCATGGACTGGAAGGCAACTCTACGCACCAGTAAGCCTCATGTGCGCGTTTTCAGTGAAGAGCGCGATCGCGACTTATTGATTGTGCTAGATCAACGCCAAGCGATGTTTTTTGGCAGCACCGGCAAAACCAAGTCGGTGATCGCTGCAGAGCTGGCGGCATTATCGATGTGGATTGCCACCCAGCAAGGGGATCGCACTGGGTTATTGGTATTTTCCGATAGCAGCAGTCGCCAATTGCAACCCAAACGTAACCAACGGCACCAAACGCAACTGCTGCAACAGATAACCGCGTACAACCAATCGTTATCGGTTGCGCCGCTCACGCATCAAGCGGCGCCTACTGCCTCTCATCTGCATCAAGTTCTGGCGCAATGTAACGGAGCTAGCCTAGTGCTGTTGATCTGCGATCCCAATGACTGGGATGACGATACTTTTGCTGCCTTAAAGCTATTGCTGCAGCAGCATCAAGTGGTGCTTTGCCATGTTGCCGATCCACTGGAGCAGCAACTGCCAGCAGACGCAAACCTTATCCTTAGTAACGGGCTGGAGCAGATCCAAGTCGACGGTAACGATAGCGCGCTAACCACCAAGATGGCCCAACATCAGCACCACGCTGAACAACGCTTCGAAGCCCTTGAGCAGCGTTATCCATTTCAACGTTTCATGGTCAGCACCATAAAGCCAATAACGGCGCAGTTACGCACCTGGTTGGAGAGTCGCTGA
- a CDS encoding cation:proton antiporter, translating into MSPLMMLCLIGLASILCQWGAFRLKIPAILPLLLTGLLLGPATGILNPDLLLGDILFPLVSVAVAIILFEGSLTLKFSSLQGQSAMVRNLVIHGMLITFAIATLSAHWLLELTLPVAALLGALVVVTGPTVIAPLLRSIRATPKVATILHWEGILIDPIGALLAVLVYEFLNASQGAALSHALTTFGLTVALGLVAGIVAGYLLAQALKHRVFPHYLQTVAVLTLMLAAFGVSNELMHESGLLTVTVMGIWLANAKDVELEEILEFKETLTILLISALFILLAARLDQSAFAVIDLSTVVWLLVLLLIARPIAVFVCGLGTDLSIKEQLLIGWIAPRGIVAAAISALFALKLEFLGIAGADRLVAVVFMVIISTVVLQSVVTPLLVKWLGLQAPDKNGYLIYGSSLLAQAIADTLTKRDIPVVLTDTNWDNISAARMKGLSVYWGNPVSEHAEAQLDLSLIRRLLVLSPYRRANTEVAFHYQDLLGNEEVYRLPESQRDDSPRKQSRDKHQRLFGDYSYAKLEQQMREGAQIRTTKLSDSFTWEHYQQQHPTALPLFLVTNKGKVTVVTGELAKVPEQDWEVIALHPEADGDAN; encoded by the coding sequence ATGTCACCACTAATGATGTTATGCCTTATCGGACTGGCCAGTATTTTGTGTCAATGGGGCGCCTTTCGCTTAAAGATCCCTGCAATCTTGCCATTGTTGCTCACCGGGTTACTGCTAGGGCCAGCAACCGGCATACTCAACCCAGATCTGTTGTTAGGGGATATTCTATTCCCGTTAGTCTCCGTCGCTGTGGCGATTATCCTTTTCGAAGGCAGTCTCACCCTAAAGTTCAGTTCGCTGCAAGGGCAAAGCGCGATGGTGCGCAACTTGGTTATACATGGCATGCTAATTACCTTTGCTATCGCCACCTTGAGCGCTCATTGGCTACTGGAACTGACCCTACCGGTTGCCGCCCTGCTCGGGGCTTTGGTGGTGGTAACCGGACCAACAGTAATCGCACCGCTGCTGCGTAGCATACGGGCCACGCCGAAGGTAGCGACCATACTGCACTGGGAAGGGATCCTCATTGATCCTATCGGTGCGCTGCTGGCGGTTTTGGTGTATGAGTTTCTTAATGCCAGCCAGGGAGCGGCGCTATCACACGCTTTAACCACCTTTGGCTTAACGGTAGCATTGGGGCTAGTGGCAGGCATCGTCGCTGGTTACCTATTGGCTCAGGCGTTAAAACACCGTGTATTTCCCCATTACCTACAAACCGTGGCGGTATTAACGTTAATGCTGGCGGCATTTGGCGTCAGCAATGAGCTGATGCATGAATCAGGCTTATTGACGGTAACGGTTATGGGGATCTGGCTAGCCAATGCTAAAGACGTTGAACTCGAGGAGATCTTAGAGTTTAAAGAAACACTAACCATCTTACTTATCTCAGCACTGTTTATCTTACTGGCGGCGCGGCTTGATCAATCAGCCTTTGCGGTTATCGACCTCTCCACCGTGGTGTGGTTGCTGGTGCTCTTGCTGATAGCTCGGCCAATTGCGGTGTTTGTTTGTGGTCTTGGTACCGATCTATCAATTAAAGAACAGCTACTTATTGGTTGGATTGCGCCGCGGGGTATTGTTGCCGCCGCAATCTCTGCGCTGTTTGCACTGAAGCTGGAGTTTCTTGGCATTGCCGGTGCCGATAGATTGGTGGCAGTGGTGTTTATGGTGATCATCAGCACCGTGGTTCTACAAAGTGTTGTTACCCCGCTGCTGGTAAAATGGCTCGGTCTGCAAGCGCCAGATAAAAATGGTTACCTTATCTACGGCAGCAGCTTGCTGGCTCAAGCCATTGCCGACACCCTAACTAAGCGAGATATTCCGGTAGTGCTTACCGATACCAACTGGGACAACATTAGTGCCGCTCGAATGAAAGGCTTGTCGGTATATTGGGGTAATCCGGTTTCCGAGCATGCAGAAGCACAACTAGACTTGTCGCTTATTCGACGCTTACTGGTGCTGTCACCCTATCGGCGTGCCAACACCGAAGTCGCTTTTCATTACCAAGATCTGCTTGGCAATGAAGAGGTCTATCGCTTACCTGAAAGCCAACGCGATGATAGCCCGCGTAAACAGAGCCGAGATAAACATCAGCGCTTATTTGGTGATTACAGCTACGCCAAGCTAGAGCAGCAAATGCGTGAAGGCGCCCAGATCCGTACCACCAAATTGTCTGACAGTTTTACGTGGGAGCATTACCAGCAACAGCACCCAACCGCCCTGCCGCTATTTTTGGTAACCAACAAAGGTAAAGTCACTGTAGTCACCGGTGAACTAGCCAAAGTACCGGAACAAGATTGGGAGGTTATCGCCTTGCACCCTGAGGCGGATGGGGATGCCAATTAG
- a CDS encoding BatD family protein gives MTPTTKLCGWLLCFFASHATALSSSNEPVAGITTTVSVSDESPLLPNVRTTVQLRLEVVGHIYGDIDLQQPNIDGAVVLYDPKVKFLKELERQTDQPKQIITKDFELFPRRAGDIEIAPIEMGIVYFDQRDDEYKQANIQTAPLTLTISPLPGLAADVNALVSSEVQLGSSSIPTQATAFEVGDSVELSYSIYAKQSHSMLLPQFDFPHIEGTSRYLKPAVTKDARSYQGDPVAIRSQKVVYIFETGGEFEFPQQQIEWWDSVNNQLQLSSVAAISWTVAAAPVPLWSWDNGFKLIALLGVVAITAYLWRQRRIGIKLFHRLNRTERKALERQFWLAYQRSDWQALWYQLERLLQQSDSSKLSLRQQLGKTSAATTLLQLAFNNGNGTLTSTEAQALLTQVSSKPRQAKAEFSLNLNH, from the coding sequence GTGACGCCAACAACTAAATTGTGCGGCTGGCTACTCTGCTTCTTTGCCAGTCATGCAACAGCATTGAGTAGCAGCAATGAACCGGTAGCTGGAATAACCACCACCGTCAGCGTGAGTGATGAAAGCCCATTACTGCCTAACGTCAGAACCACGGTTCAGTTACGGCTTGAGGTAGTTGGCCATATCTATGGCGACATTGATTTGCAGCAACCCAACATTGACGGCGCAGTGGTGTTGTACGATCCCAAGGTGAAGTTTCTCAAAGAGCTGGAGCGACAAACAGACCAACCCAAGCAGATTATCACTAAAGATTTCGAGCTATTCCCCCGCCGCGCTGGTGATATTGAAATTGCTCCGATCGAGATGGGTATTGTTTATTTTGATCAGCGAGACGATGAGTATAAACAAGCGAACATTCAAACCGCGCCATTAACGCTAACGATATCGCCGCTGCCGGGACTCGCCGCAGACGTGAATGCGCTAGTGAGCTCAGAGGTTCAGTTGGGCAGCTCAAGCATTCCCACACAAGCAACGGCGTTTGAAGTTGGCGACAGCGTAGAGCTTAGCTATTCCATCTACGCAAAGCAGAGCCACTCAATGTTATTGCCACAGTTCGACTTTCCCCACATTGAAGGCACCAGTCGTTACCTCAAACCGGCGGTAACCAAAGACGCCCGCAGTTACCAAGGCGATCCCGTTGCCATTCGCAGCCAAAAGGTAGTTTATATCTTTGAGACCGGTGGCGAGTTTGAATTTCCACAACAACAGATAGAGTGGTGGGACAGCGTCAATAACCAATTGCAACTGAGCAGTGTTGCTGCAATTAGCTGGACCGTCGCCGCAGCACCTGTGCCACTGTGGTCATGGGATAACGGCTTTAAATTGATAGCATTACTCGGTGTGGTTGCCATTACTGCTTACCTATGGCGACAGCGACGCATCGGCATCAAGCTATTCCATCGGCTTAACCGTACTGAGCGCAAAGCACTAGAGCGTCAATTTTGGCTAGCCTACCAACGTTCGGACTGGCAAGCGCTGTGGTATCAACTGGAAAGGCTGTTACAGCAAAGCGATTCATCCAAGCTAAGTTTGAGGCAACAGCTTGGCAAAACCAGCGCCGCAACAACCTTGTTGCAATTGGCCTTTAATAACGGCAACGGCACACTTACTAGCACCGAAGCTCAAGCACTATTAACTCAAGTCAGCTCCAAGCCTCGACAGGCCAAGGCAGAGTTTTCGTTAAACTTGAATCATTAG
- a CDS encoding 2-hydroxyacid dehydrogenase, producing the protein MQIKKVAVFSTKPYDQRFLEAANHDGRVELNFFETRLRQHTVKLCDGYDAVSCFVNDIVDRSVIEQLAAFGVKMIALRCAGFNNVDMEAANEFGIRVCNVPSYSPESVAEHALAMMFALNRKITRANVRVKEHNFDLEGLLGFNFAKATIGIIGTGKIGVATLRALKGLGCELLCYDPYPSKEAAELAEYTDLDTIYARSDVISLHCPLTDDTYHLIDKTSIGKMKDNVMLINTSRGGLVNAQDALDGMKSGKVGYLGLDVYELEGDLFFRDLSGRVPNDDVFALLLSYPNVLVTGHQGYFTKEALEQIASTTLHNLESYFQGKSSGNELK; encoded by the coding sequence ATGCAAATTAAGAAGGTGGCTGTTTTTTCAACAAAGCCATACGATCAACGCTTTTTGGAAGCTGCCAACCATGATGGCCGCGTGGAACTGAACTTCTTCGAGACTCGTCTACGACAACACACGGTTAAACTGTGTGATGGTTACGATGCGGTTTCCTGTTTCGTTAACGACATTGTTGACCGCTCAGTGATCGAACAATTAGCAGCGTTTGGGGTAAAGATGATTGCCCTGCGTTGTGCTGGTTTCAATAACGTCGATATGGAAGCGGCAAATGAGTTTGGCATTCGCGTATGTAATGTGCCGAGCTACTCTCCGGAGTCGGTGGCAGAACATGCCTTGGCGATGATGTTCGCACTTAACCGTAAAATTACCCGCGCTAACGTTCGAGTGAAGGAGCATAACTTTGACCTAGAGGGGCTGTTAGGCTTTAACTTCGCTAAGGCAACCATTGGCATTATCGGTACCGGTAAGATTGGTGTTGCCACCCTAAGGGCGCTTAAAGGCCTTGGTTGTGAGCTGCTTTGCTACGACCCGTATCCATCGAAAGAAGCCGCTGAATTGGCAGAATACACCGACTTAGACACCATTTACGCTCGCTCAGATGTAATCAGTTTGCATTGCCCATTAACTGACGACACCTACCACCTGATTGATAAAACCAGCATCGGCAAAATGAAAGACAATGTCATGCTTATTAACACCTCCCGTGGTGGTTTGGTTAATGCCCAAGATGCGCTTGATGGGATGAAGTCTGGCAAGGTAGGTTACCTCGGCCTTGATGTTTATGAGCTGGAAGGCGATCTGTTCTTCCGCGATCTGTCTGGCCGAGTTCCTAATGATGATGTGTTTGCGTTGTTGTTGAGCTACCCCAATGTACTGGTTACCGGCCACCAAGGGTACTTTACCAAAGAAGCACTAGAACAGATTGCATCAACAACGCTGCACAACTTGGAGTCATACTTCCAAGGTAAGAGCAGCGGCAACGAACTTAAGTAG
- a CDS encoding VWA domain-containing protein translates to MNPLLSLSEFHFLRPWWLLALVPLLLLLTRTNDAPQQLQHWRKYLSTEMLEALTVSEHKPTRFRPQTLLVPLAALIVIALSGPSWYRGESPLFTDQSALVIGLNLSQTMEQADISPNRLVRAKQKITDLIAARGDGNTALLAYAGSAHVAMPITNDRNMIHHFLDSLKPQMMPLAGNAPETVLPLLEQLLTATHTGGTVLLLTDDIPAVSIKPLRQHLAQSQQQLIIWQIGSTTRVDGINRAAQQRFTALADAGAIIEPIAIDDQDITNLLSRINSHMQTINNSNQPFYDSGYLLFWLAAPLALIWFRRGWRFAWN, encoded by the coding sequence ATGAATCCATTGCTTTCCCTGTCAGAATTTCATTTTCTTCGTCCTTGGTGGTTATTGGCGTTGGTGCCATTGCTGTTGCTACTAACCCGAACCAACGACGCCCCGCAGCAGCTGCAACATTGGCGCAAGTACCTTTCAACCGAGATGCTCGAGGCGCTTACCGTCTCAGAACACAAACCAACACGGTTTCGGCCACAAACGCTGCTGGTGCCGTTGGCGGCCTTAATCGTCATCGCTCTGAGTGGCCCAAGCTGGTATCGCGGTGAATCACCATTGTTTACTGATCAGTCGGCACTGGTGATCGGCTTAAATTTGTCGCAAACAATGGAACAAGCAGACATTAGTCCCAATCGGTTAGTGCGGGCTAAGCAAAAGATCACTGATCTTATTGCTGCCCGTGGTGACGGCAACACCGCCTTGCTGGCCTATGCCGGTAGCGCCCATGTTGCCATGCCGATAACCAATGACCGCAATATGATTCACCATTTTCTCGATTCGTTAAAACCGCAAATGATGCCGCTGGCTGGCAATGCGCCGGAAACCGTGTTGCCTTTGCTAGAGCAACTGCTAACAGCAACCCATACTGGCGGCACAGTGTTGTTGCTTACCGACGACATTCCCGCAGTTTCGATCAAGCCACTGCGGCAACACCTAGCGCAAAGTCAGCAACAATTAATTATTTGGCAGATCGGCTCTACTACTCGGGTTGATGGAATAAACCGTGCGGCGCAACAACGTTTTACTGCGCTTGCTGATGCCGGAGCCATCATCGAGCCAATCGCAATCGACGACCAAGACATCACTAATCTTCTCAGTCGCATCAATAGCCATATGCAAACCATTAATAATAGCAATCAACCCTTTTACGACAGCGGCTACCTGCTGTTCTGGCTCGCAGCCCCACTGGCACTAATATGGTTTCGCCGTGGGTGGAGGTTTGCATGGAACTAG
- a CDS encoding M20/M25/M40 family metallo-hydrolase: MTDTTNRSQPWAAPMPQAQFDFMAKVLASPSPIGFEAAMSYGVIKPEFESFMPATWGVTQFKSNASLVFDSHPGRDDLTSVMIVGHADKIRMQVRKIDKDGKVWINTDSFLPTTLIGHEVKVFCQNPAKPGAYKVIEGCTVESLGAIHFSSPAQRSGEQGIKPESIYLELHMHGDDRKAQVEALGLRPGDPILLDRPIKRGVAADTFYGAYLDNGLGCFSVAEIARTLANEGLDNIRVLYTIATHEEIGRFGSTQVVGELKPDILIATDVNHDYEAAPGIGSRNMNPLKMGEGFTIGRGSVASEFLVQTLVELCGVNDIPYQLDFSGRDMGTDGMAAALAAVDSAAMTIGYPIRNMHTSSESAHTSDLLASIEAITELLRHFNGMNNGTGISRDDLMNSHIRLDNL; the protein is encoded by the coding sequence GTGACCGATACCACAAACCGTTCCCAGCCTTGGGCAGCTCCGATGCCGCAAGCGCAGTTTGATTTCATGGCTAAAGTATTAGCATCACCATCTCCAATTGGTTTTGAAGCGGCAATGAGCTACGGCGTTATTAAGCCTGAGTTTGAGTCTTTTATGCCAGCAACTTGGGGCGTGACGCAGTTTAAGAGCAACGCCAGCTTGGTGTTTGATTCTCATCCGGGCCGTGATGATCTCACTAGTGTGATGATCGTGGGTCATGCCGACAAGATCCGCATGCAGGTGCGTAAAATAGATAAAGACGGCAAGGTGTGGATCAATACCGATTCGTTCCTACCAACCACCTTGATTGGCCATGAGGTTAAGGTTTTTTGCCAGAACCCAGCTAAGCCAGGTGCATACAAGGTGATTGAGGGTTGTACCGTTGAGTCTTTAGGCGCTATTCATTTTTCTAGCCCAGCCCAACGCAGCGGCGAACAGGGAATCAAGCCTGAGTCCATCTACCTAGAACTGCACATGCACGGTGACGATCGCAAAGCTCAGGTTGAGGCCCTTGGCCTTCGCCCGGGTGACCCAATCTTGCTGGACCGTCCAATTAAACGCGGTGTGGCTGCAGACACCTTCTACGGCGCATACCTAGATAATGGCTTGGGCTGTTTCTCCGTTGCAGAGATCGCACGCACACTAGCTAACGAAGGTTTAGACAACATTCGGGTGCTGTATACCATTGCCACTCACGAAGAGATTGGCCGTTTTGGTTCGACCCAAGTGGTTGGCGAGCTTAAGCCAGATATTCTTATCGCAACCGACGTAAATCACGATTACGAAGCCGCGCCGGGCATAGGTAGCCGTAACATGAATCCATTAAAAATGGGTGAAGGCTTCACCATTGGTCGAGGCTCTGTTGCGTCTGAGTTTTTGGTGCAAACCTTAGTCGAACTGTGTGGCGTTAACGATATTCCATATCAGTTGGACTTTTCCGGCCGCGACATGGGCACCGATGGCATGGCCGCTGCTTTGGCTGCGGTAGACAGCGCCGCGATGACAATTGGCTACCCGATCCGCAACATGCACACCTCGTCGGAGTCGGCTCATACCAGTGATTTATTGGCATCGATTGAAGCTATTACCGAGCTATTACGTCATTTCAACGGCATGAATAATGGCACTGGCATCAGCCGTGATGATCTGATGAATAGCCATATTCGTCTTGATAACCTGTAA
- a CDS encoding VWA domain-containing protein: MIELSHPWALLLLPLPYLVYRYATPFKQRRDAVFVPFFNQLAQISGQQPTTGAAIIAKSGFEWVWLILGWLALCLTLAKPMLVGEPIEQRQPAREILVAVDLSRSMYEEDFVDSNNDTINRLEGVKQMMAEFAANRQHDRLGLILFADKPYLQAPFTDNIDTWLTLLQDSQLGMAGSMTAIGDTIGLAVKVFEQGETKQRVLILITDGKDNASTMPPVEAAQVAASYGIKIHTIAIGNPKGPRHSLPDFEQLTAIATRTGGADFRAADRNQLLAINNQLNRLEKTAYDTQSYRPRQTLHHWPLSIWLGCWLTAVFIRHSYGRLLGQSQ, from the coding sequence ATGATTGAACTTAGCCACCCTTGGGCGCTGTTGTTACTGCCGCTGCCTTACCTTGTTTATCGTTATGCAACGCCTTTTAAGCAACGACGTGACGCGGTGTTTGTGCCGTTTTTCAATCAACTAGCCCAGATCAGCGGGCAACAACCAACAACCGGTGCGGCCATCATCGCCAAATCAGGCTTTGAATGGGTGTGGCTTATCCTTGGCTGGCTAGCGCTGTGCCTAACCTTAGCCAAACCGATGCTGGTGGGCGAGCCTATTGAACAGCGCCAGCCTGCCCGGGAAATTCTGGTGGCGGTAGATCTGTCCCGTTCAATGTATGAAGAGGATTTTGTTGATAGCAATAACGACACCATTAATCGACTCGAAGGTGTTAAGCAGATGATGGCTGAATTTGCAGCCAACCGTCAGCATGACCGCCTCGGCCTGATCTTATTTGCTGACAAACCTTATCTGCAAGCTCCCTTTACCGACAACATCGACACCTGGTTAACCCTATTACAAGACAGCCAATTGGGCATGGCCGGTTCAATGACTGCCATAGGCGACACCATCGGCTTAGCAGTAAAGGTATTCGAACAGGGGGAAACCAAACAACGGGTGCTGATCTTAATCACCGATGGCAAAGACAACGCCTCAACCATGCCGCCGGTAGAAGCTGCCCAAGTCGCAGCAAGCTACGGCATTAAGATCCACACCATCGCTATTGGTAACCCCAAAGGGCCGCGCCACAGCCTGCCCGATTTCGAACAGCTAACCGCAATTGCCACACGAACCGGCGGCGCCGACTTCCGCGCGGCAGATCGTAACCAGTTACTGGCGATCAACAATCAACTTAACCGGCTTGAAAAAACCGCTTATGACACCCAGTCATACCGACCACGGCAAACGCTACATCACTGGCCGCTGTCAATCTGGCTTGGTTGCTGGTTAACGGCTGTATTTATCCGCCATAGTTACGGACGCTTGCTGGGCCAATCACAATGA